A stretch of the Bacteroidales bacterium genome encodes the following:
- a CDS encoding glycosyl hydrolase 108 family protein translates to MANVGLYIPFVFEWEGKISNNKNDKGGLTNMGVTWGTFQTLAKSVLGIEPTKENFLKLTKPQVEKIIKWYWNQVKGDYIKDQRVANVVTDWYWGSGKEAMKWTNGVMKKYFNEPMPKNASVLSMDTINKMNKVNQDKLYNSLTAERKIFIDGLVKKDKTQQGFYAGWINRLNDMWEHNKQFIKESSGVVGLLALAAGLILLTRKAN, encoded by the coding sequence ATGGCAAATGTCGGACTGTATATTCCTTTTGTTTTTGAGTGGGAAGGCAAAATATCGAACAACAAAAACGATAAAGGCGGACTTACTAACATGGGTGTTACGTGGGGTACATTTCAAACACTTGCTAAATCGGTGTTAGGAATTGAACCGACAAAAGAAAACTTTTTAAAACTAACAAAACCACAGGTTGAAAAGATTATTAAATGGTACTGGAATCAGGTAAAAGGAGATTATATAAAAGACCAGAGAGTTGCAAATGTTGTTACGGATTGGTATTGGGGAAGCGGTAAAGAAGCGATGAAATGGACAAACGGAGTAATGAAAAAATATTTTAATGAGCCGATGCCGAAAAATGCAAGTGTTTTAAGCATGGACACAATTAATAAAATGAATAAAGTAAATCAGGATAAGCTCTATAATTCATTAACAGCCGAAAGAAAAATATTTATTGACGGATTAGTAAAAAAGGATAAAACACAGCAGGGTTTTTATGCAGGCTGGATTAACAGATTAAACGATATGTGGGAACACAATAAACAATTTATAAAAGAAAGTTCGGGAGTTGTAGGTTTATTAGCACTTGCAGCAGGATTAATATTATTGACAAGAAAAGCAAATTAG